In the Malania oleifera isolate guangnan ecotype guangnan chromosome 1, ASM2987363v1, whole genome shotgun sequence genome, one interval contains:
- the LOC131167461 gene encoding uncharacterized protein LOC131167461, translated as MDGGEGGFGDGGDPGEQFHRNEAISAVADEGFLGEEEDDDYEDLYNDVNVGEGFLQSLRKNEELGFRNEEEEEEEKKVEPVPPPAPSVVPEASVSIPGVGGGGSSVGGGGGGGAGGERKFEEVGGGDGGSRVSGRLEGFQNVGFRGNEMGVKGSSAGVPGGAGPAVGGGGLRVELGPSSNKVNDFEEQTGNNSVGVQVIGQQSHGGVLVSVGNNEGLGRQAGGVSSMNGIGNGGVVGGAVGGGGGGVGSGGGGGGGGGGGTILFVGDLHWWTTDSELEAELCKYGAVKEVKFFDEKASGKSKGYCQVEFYDPGAATACKEGMNGHLFNGRPCVVAYASPYSVKRMGEAQVNRNQQVSQTALSQARRGPGDAAGKPGGSNTATGGNYQSGDNNRGGYGDNNRGGYGRGNWGRGNSQGRGPVGPMRNRVGGMGGRGIIGNGGNGFGQGIAGTPPLLHPQTMMGQGFDPGFGAPMGRMGSYGGFPAAPTPPFSGILSSFPPVGGVGLPGVAPHVNPAFFGRGMPMNGMGMMPTTGVDSHNMGMWSDPNMPSWVGEEHGGRAGESSYGEEAVSDHQYGEVSHDRGGWPNSGKEKDRGSERDWSGSSDRRYRDDREPGYDRDPPREKDPSHDHDWSERRHRDDRDIGRDRDRERERERERERSRDRDRDRDRERSRERDRDRDRDRYREDRDRYVDHHRYRDRESEHDDEWERSRSSRTHSKSRLSQEEEQRSRSRDAEYGKRRRLTSE; from the coding sequence ATGGACGGAGGCGAGGGTGGGTTCGGCGACGGCGGTGATCCAGGCGAGCAGTTCCACCGCAACGAGGCGATCTCCGCCGTCGCCGATGAGGGCTTCTTGGGGGAAGAAGAAGACGATGACTACGAAGATCTTTACAATGATGTTAATGTCGGCGAAGGGTTTCTTCAGTCTTTGCGAAAGAAtgaggagttagggtttaggaatgaggaggaagaggaggaggagaagaaggtTGAGCCTGTTCCGCCGCCAGCCCCGTCGGTGGTGCCGGAGGCCAGTGTCTCGATACCAGGCGTCGGCGGCGGCGGAAGCAGCGTTGGCGGCGGTGGGGGAGGGGGAGCTGGTGGTgagaggaagtttgaggaggtgGGTGGGGGGGATGGTGGGTCTAGGGTTTCTGGGAGATTGGAGGGATTTCAGAATGTAGGGTTTAGAGGCAACGAGATGGGCGTTAAGGGGTCTAGTGCAGGTGTACCGGGAGGAGCAGGACCAGCAGTTGGTGGTGGAGGGTTGAGAGTTGAGTTGGGGCCTTCCTCGAATAAAGTGAATGATTTTGAGGAGCAAACTGGTAATAATAGTGTTGGAGTTCAAGTGATTGGGCAGCAATCTCATGGTGGGGTTTTAGTGAGTGTGGGAAATAATGAGGGTTTAGGTAGGCAAGCAGGAGGAGTAAGCAGCATGAATGGGATTGGGAATGGGGGTGTTGTTGGAGGCGCtgttggtggtggtggtggtggggttggcagtggtggtggtggtggaggaggaggaggaggaggaacaaTACTCTTTGTGGGGGATTTGCATTGGTGGACCACGGATTCTGAGCTTGAGGCGGAGCTTTGCAAGTATGGGGCTGTGAAGGAGGTTAAGTTTTTTGATGAAAAGGCTAGTGGGAAGTCAAAAGGGTATTGCCAGGTTGAGTTTTATGATCCAGGTGCAGCCACGGCTTGCAAGGAAGGGATGAATGGGCATCTTTTTAATGGACGTCCTTGTGTTGTTGCATATGCCTCACCATATAGTGTTAAGAGAATGGGGGAGGCTCAAGTTAATAGGAACCAGCAGGTGTCCCAGACTGCACTTTCTCAAGCGAGGAGAGGTCCTGGTGATGCAGCGGGTAAGCCTGGTGGCAGCAACACTGCTACTGGTGGTAATTATCAGAGTGGGGATAACAATAGAGGAGGTTATGGTGATAACAATAGGGGAGGTTATGGGAGAGGTAACTGGGGAAGGGGCAATTCTCAGGGGAGAGGGCCAGTTGGTCCAATGAGAAACAGAGTTGGTGGTATGGGTGGGAGGGGTATAATTGGGAATGGTGGTAATGGATTTGGGCAGGGCATTGCTGGTACTCCACCATTGTTGCATCCGCAAACAATGATGGGTCAGGGTTTTGATCCAGGTTTTGGAGCACCTATGGGGAGAATGGGTAGCTATGGAGGCTTTCCTGCTGCTCCAACCCCTCCCTTTTCTGGTATATTGTCTTCATTCCCGCCTGTAGGAGGTGTTGGCTTGCCTGGAGTAGCACCTCACGTGAATCCAGCATTCTTTGGGAGAGGGATGCCCATGAATGGAATGGGAATGATGCCTACTACAGGTGTTGATAGCCATAACATGGGGATGTGGTCTGATCCTAACATGCCTAGTTGGGTTGGTGAAGAGCATGGTGGGAGAGCTGGGGAATCTAGCTATGGAGAAGAAGCTGTCTCTGATCATCAGTATGGAGAGGTTAGTCATGATAGAGGGGGTTGGCCAAATTCTGGTAAGGAAAAAGACAGAGGTTCAGAAAGAGACTGGTCTGGCTCTTCTGATAGAAGGTATCGAGATGACAGGGAACCAGGGTATGATAGAGATCCACCTAGAGAAAAAGATCCAAGTCATGATCATGATTGGTCTGAAAGAAGGCATCGTGATGATAGGGATATTGGTCGAGATCGAGACAGAGAGCGTGAACGGGAACGGGAACGGGAACGTTCTCGTGACCGTGATCGAGACCGCGACAGGGAACGTTCACGAGAGCGTGATCGCGATCGTGACAGAGACCGCTACAGGGAAGACAGAGACAGATATGTGGATCATCATAGGTACAGGGACCGTGAATCAGAACATGATGATGAATGGGAAAGGAGTCGATCATCAAGGACTCACAGCAAGTCACGCTTGTCTCAAGAGGAAGAGCAACGTTCAAGATCACGGGATGCAGAATATGGCAAGAGGCGGCGGCTGACGTCTGAATAA